The Aspergillus luchuensis IFO 4308 DNA, chromosome 7, nearly complete sequence genome has a segment encoding these proteins:
- a CDS encoding uncharacterized protein (COG:E;~EggNog:ENOG410PMI1;~InterPro:IPR002293,IPR004840;~PFAM:PF13520,PF00324;~TransMembrane:13 (o37-59i66-86o92-108i120-141o161-181i188-206o226-246i267-292o324-347i368-388o400-423i435-458o470-490i);~go_component: GO:0016020 - membrane [Evidence IEA];~go_component: GO:0016021 - integral component of membrane [Evidence IEA];~go_function: GO:0022857 - transmembrane transporter activity [Evidence IEA];~go_process: GO:0006865 - amino acid transport [Evidence IEA];~go_process: GO:0055085 - transmembrane transport [Evidence IEA]), giving the protein MSAEPKDVFGHGTEEDLTLEHLGYQQEFKRSFGLLDMIGFSFSIVTCWSALSGVFIIGVDAGGPPVMLFGWLGVCVITFAVALSMAEWCSRWPVAGGQYSWVFLLAPPKIAREMSYITGWFMLMGILAMGSANNSFAANFILGQANLVYPGYVIERWHTVLVTYAVAIWALLVNMFLPHLLNRLSRAILLWNVCSFIIIVVILLATNKNKQDAAFVFQDFQNTTGFGSAMATMVGILQSFFGMCCYDTPSHMTEEMTHASRDAPKAMVMSVGMGAVTGFIFLLTLCFCIGDIDATANSSTGVPVLQIFYDSTQSKVAACFMTSMMTVIMMVASVSLVAEGSRALFAFARDRGMPFSGILSRVEKRRKIPIYAILFTVVVQMAFNSIYFGTVTGFNTVVSIATTGFYVSYALVLLARLLGYFFGHDIAPVDGPYSFPLPISLSLHGLGFLFLFFAFITFNFPSDAPVTPDSMNYTSAAIGLIALLSIFTWFTTARKQFKGPADVQGLVVDGVEQVGEMGEAGASCSEKGKSDT; this is encoded by the exons ATGTCTGCGGAGCCCAAAGATGTCTTCGGCCATGGcaccgaagaagacctcACGCTTGAGCACCTGGGCTATCAGCAAG AATTCAAACGGTCGTTCGGCCTCTTGGATATGATAGGCTTCAGTTTTAGTATCGTTACCTG CTGGAGTGCACTCAGTGGTGTATTCATCATTGGAGTAGATGCCGGTGGTCCACCGGTTATGCTCTTCGGATGGTTAGGCGTGTGTGTAATCACCTTTGCGGTTGCCCTATCCATGGCAGAATGGTGCTCAAGGTGGCCTGTAGCGGGAGGGCAGTATTCATGGGTCTTTCTGCTAGCACCACCAAAAATCGCTCGAGAGATGTCGTACATAACGGGGTGGTTCATGCTAATGG GTATTCTCGCCATGGGCTCTGCGAACAACTCGTTCGCAGCCAACTTCATCCTCGGACAAGCAAACCTGGTATATCCCGGATATGTAATCGAACGGTGGCATACCGTCTTGGTCACTTATGCAGTCGCAATCTGGGCTCTTCTGGTCAATATGTTCTTGCCCCACCTGCTCAACCGCCTATCCCGGGCCATCCTGCTGTGGAACGTTTGCtcgttcatcatcatcgtcgtaaTTCTACTAGCAACcaacaaaaacaaacaagatGCCGCATTCGTATTTCAGGATTTCCAAAACACAACCGGCTTTGGATCCGCCATGGCAACAATGGTCGGAATCCTTCAAAGTTTCTTCGGCATGTGCTGTTACGATACTCCAAGCCACATGACCGAAGAAATGACCCATGCCTCGCGAGATGCGCCCAAAGCCATGGTCATGTCTGTTGGGATGGGCGCTGTAACAGGATTCATTTTCCTGTTGACGCTCTGCTTCTGCATCGGCGACATTGATGCTACTGCAAACTCCTCCACCGGTGTCCCCGTGTTGCAGATCTTCTACGACTCAACCCAAAGCAAAGTCGCGGCCTGCTTTATGACTAGTATGATGACGGTGATCATGATGGTAGCCTCAGTAAGTCTTGTTGCGGAGGGCTCCCGGGCGCTATTTGCATTCGCACGGGACCGGGGAATGCCATTCTCTGGGATCTTATCccgggtggagaagaggagaaagatccCGATATATGCGATATTGTTCACCGTTGTGGTGCAAATGGCTTTCAACTCGATCTACTTTGGCACCGTCACTGGGTTTAATACGGTTGTGTCCATTGCGACCACGGGATTTT ACGTCTCCTACGCACTAGTTCTTCTTGCTCGCCTCCTCGGGTATTTCTTTGGCCATGACATCGCTCCCGTCGACGGTCCTTATTCTTTCCCGTTGCCCATATCGCTCAGCCTGCACGGGCTTGGGTTTCTCTTTCTGTTCTTTGCATTCATCACCTTTAACTTTCCGTCAGATGCACCAGTCACTCCGGATTCGATGAACTACACCAGCGCGGCGATCGGGCTGATTGCGTTGCTGAGCATTTTTACGTGGTTTACTACCGCTCGGAAGCAGTTCAAGGGACCGGCTGATGTGCAGGGTTTGGTTGTAGATGGAGTGGAGCAGGTGGGAGAGATGGGGGAGGCGGGTGCTAGTTGTtcggagaaggggaagtcAGATACTTGA
- a CDS encoding cytochrome P450 (COG:Q;~EggNog:ENOG410PI5X;~InterPro:IPR036396,IPR001128,IPR017972,IPR002401;~PFAM:PF00067;~go_function: GO:0005506 - iron ion binding [Evidence IEA];~go_function: GO:0016705 - oxidoreductase activity, acting on paired donors, with incorporation or reduction of molecular oxygen [Evidence IEA];~go_function: GO:0020037 - heme binding [Evidence IEA];~go_process: GO:0055114 - oxidation-reduction process [Evidence IEA]) has translation MAYIENLQGLIAQSLSLVVFALSSTIFCRCFYRIYLHPLSSVPGPKLAACTSLWLAYHTYIGDECTVVYDLHRKYGPVLRVAPNDVDIADKDALEPIYVARGGFPKTPAYSKFDIDGHTTIFSSLTLPERATRAKAVAPLFSTTSIRNSQEALREVFDDFAKRLQAEARTGRPVNVLNVTRAMAIDAVSTYLFHERYGAITEDSESMSASPFVDSFVGVGAYFNIVPGKVGSFVTEVIERWSTTKNVEQSHGLIDQYARRLVRAAVPKSGSYQSRLLEKSTIAQSQIEVKDVCFAGTDSTGMNTATIMWYLAKHPEVYDRLRQAVMESIENDEDPTACAYLRGVVREGLRLSWANPIRLPRSVPAGGWKYRDYYFPAGTSVGVAAFQLHQDSSVFPEPHRFLPERWDNADDEMLTAFFAFGKGTRACIAQSLAMYEVTMAIFTVVKEDVLRGASIVEDRIEIKEWFNSKVKGHEILIQFASK, from the exons ATGGCTTACATTGAGAACTTACAAGGGCTCATAGCCCAATCGCTATCATTGGTGGTCTTCGCACTTTCTAGCACCATATTCTGCAGATGCTTCTATCGCATCTACCTCCATCCTTTGTCATCGGTACCGGGTCCTAAGCTCGCAGCCTGCACTTCGCTATGGCTAGCATACCATACATATATCGGCGACGAATGTACAGTAGTATATGACTTGCATCGCAAATACGGCCCGGTCTTACGAGTCGCTCCCAATGACGTCGACATCGCCGATAAAGATGCGCTGGAGCCAATCTACGTTGCTCGCGGGGGTTTCCCCAAGACACCAGCATATTCCAAGTTCGACATCGACGGACACACGACCATATTCTCCAGTTTGACTTTGCCTGAGCGAGCAACACGAGCGAAAGCTGTCGCCCCTCTTTTCTCTACGACATCTATTCGCAACTCTCAAGAAGCCTTACGCGAGGTCTTTGACGACTTTGCAAAAAGACTGCAGGCTGAAGCGCGCACTGGCAGGCCAGTAAACGTGCTTAATGTGACGCGTGCGATGGCAATTGACGCTGTAAGTACGTATCTGTTCCACGAGAGGTACGGCGCCATCACGGAGGATTCAGAGTCAATGTCGGCATCGCCGTTTGTAGATTCCTTCGTTGGAGTAGGTGCCTATTTCAATATCGTGCCGGGGAAAGTCGGTAGTTTTGTCACGGAGGTCATTGAGCGTTGGAGCACGACCAAGAATGTGGAGCAGTCGCACGGACTGATCGACCAGTACGCCAGAAGGCTTGTCCGGGCAGCGGTACCAAAAAGTGGAAGCTATCAGAGCCGTTTGTTGGAGAAGTCGACCATAGCACAGTCTCAGATTGAAGTCAAAGATGTCTGTTTTGCAGGAACCGATTCCACGGGAATGAACACCGCGACGATCATGTGGTATCTTGCGAAACACCCAGAAGT CTATGATCGTCTCAGACAAGCAGTCATGGAGAGTATCGAGAACGATGAGGATCCAACCGCGTGCGCGTACCTGCGCGGCGTCGTCCGAGAAGGCCTTCGTCTTTCCTGGGCCAATCCAATTCGCCTGCCTCGTTCAGTTCCGGCTGGAGGCTGGAAGTATCGTGACTACTATTTCCCGGCCGGTACGAGTGTTGGAGTTGCGGCCTTTCAGCTGCATCAAGATAGCAGCGTGTTCCCTGAGCCGCATCGTTTCCTTCCCGAACGTTGGGATAACGCGGACGACGAAATGCTCACGGCATTCTTTGCGTTTGGCAAAGGGACTAGAGCATGTATTGCCCAGTCGTTGGCAATGTATGAAGTCACCATGGCTATTTTCACCGTGGTCAAAGAAGATGTGCTGCGTGGTGCGTCGATTGTGGAGGACCGAATTGAGATAAAAGAATGGTTCAATTCCAAAGTCAAAGGGCACGAGATTTTGATACAGTTCGCCAGCAAGTGA